A single genomic interval of Labrus mixtus chromosome 6, fLabMix1.1, whole genome shotgun sequence harbors:
- the si:ch211-117n7.7 gene encoding monoacylglycerol lipase ABHD12-like, with protein sequence MMRKRDVKLDDKSSTARDQRTARVQMKEGKPFQRWLKRGLLSIFVILILMPFLLTKLPELLQHLVYTHRIRVPFFVDLSQPADFSLNHTVNMYLTSEEGIFFGVWHTVPESLWKEAQGKDLAWYQNSLGDESPVFIYLHGNTGTRAAPHRVGVAKMLSALNYHVLVPEYRGFGDSTGEPVEADLTTDALYFYNWVKARSGKSLVVIWGHSLGTGVTTNTAAKLTEQGVVVDGVILEGAFSMAQQQIRDHPFAWYYWKIPGLGLFFPEPWAENKYVFPTEENLKKMRSPILLLHAEDDHLVPIQVAQQLYEVAVNAQNSDRVKLVPFEGSKGYLHNGLYRDPRLPDIIKKFVQSL encoded by the exons ATGATGAGGAAACGGGACGTTAAGCTGGATGATAAATCCTCCACAGCCAGAGACCAAAGGACTGCCAGAGTCCAGATGAAGGAAGGGAAACC GTTCCAGAGGTGGCTGAAAAGAGGCTTATTGTCCATCTTTGTTATCTTAATCTTAATGCCTTTCTTGCTGACAAAACTCCCAGAATTACTCCAGCACCTTGTTTACACTCACAGAA TCAGGGTGCCATTTTTTGTTGACCTCAGCCAACCTGCAGACTTCTCTCTTAATCACACCGTCAACATGTACTTAACATCAGAGGAAGGGATCTTCTTTGGAGTATG GCACACAGTCCCAGAGAGTCTGTGGAAAGAGGCACAAGGGAAGGATTTGGCATGGTACCAGAACAGTTTAGGTGATGAAAGTCCAGTTTTCATCTATCTACATGGGAACACAGGCACAAG GGCAGCACCTCATCGGGTGGGAGTGGCAAAA ATGTTGAGTGCACTCAATTACCATGTGCTGGTGCCTGAATACAGAG GATTTGGAGATTCCACTGGAGAGCCAGTAGAAGCCGATCTAACCACAGATGCCCTCTACTTTTACAACTGGGTGAAAGCCCGCAGTGGAAAGAGCCTGGTGGTCATCTGGGGTCACTCTCTTGGCACAGG AGTGACCACGAACACTGCTGCAAAACTGACTGAACAAG gtgttgttgttgatggtgTCATCCTGGAAGGTGCATTCAGTATGGCTCAACAGCAGATAAGAGATCATCCCTTTGCATGG TATTACTGGAAAATTCCAGGTCTGGGCCTCTTTTTCCCAGAGCCATGGGCAGAAAACAAGTATGTGTTTCCTACGGAAGAAAA TTTGAAGAAAATGAGAAGCCCAATCCTGCTTCTCCACGCAGAGGATGATCACCTAGTTCCCATTCAGGTTGCTCAGCAG TTGTATGAAGTGGCAGTAAATGCCCAAAATAGCGATCGAGTCAAGCTGGTGCCGTTTGAAGGTTCTAAGGGGTACCTACACAACGGCTTATACAGAGACCCCCGTCTGCCTGACATCATAAA GAAGTTTGTGCAGTCGTTGTAA